The following are encoded together in the Diabrotica undecimpunctata isolate CICGRU chromosome 7, icDiaUnde3, whole genome shotgun sequence genome:
- the LOC140446828 gene encoding uncharacterized protein, giving the protein MELQQKQLLKGKCVKKMFVLLREELINMLEEEVVKEKRLWVRKWISDRSITGASSFLLKQLRVENPTEYRLALRLTSENFDQLLSLIESSIQYQDTVMREASPAKIKLEVTLTYLATGMSYRSLSHLYRVPKPTISKFIPKVCRRIYAALKQYIKVPNTEEEWNMIECGFRRKWNFPSCYGAIDGKHVLIKSPPKSGS; this is encoded by the exons ATGGAGCTACAGCAAAAGCAGTTGTTGAAGGGAAaatgtgttaagaaaatgttcgTCCTATTAAGGGAGGAGCTGATTAATATGTTGGAAGAAGAAGTGGTAAAGGAAAAACGATTGTGGGTAAGAAAATGGATCAGTGATAGATCTATAACAGGAGCTTCATCTTTCTTGTTAAAACAACTAAGAGTAGAGAATCCCACTGAGTACAGGTTGGCGTTACGACTTACGTCAGAAAATTTTGACCAACTACTTTCTCTAATAGAAAGTTCTATTCAGTATCAAGATACCGTGATGAGAGAGGCATCACCTGCAAAAATAAAACTTGAAGTAACATTGACTTATTTAGCTACTGGAATGTCTTACCGAAGCCTGAGTCACTTATACCGTGTGCCCAAACCTACTATCTCAAAATTTATACCCAAAGTGTGCAGGAGAATTTATGCAgcattaaaacaatatattaag GTTCCTAATACAGAAGAGGAATGGAATATGATCGAATGTGGATTTAGAAGAAAATGGAATTTCCCTTCTTGTTATGGTGCGATAGACGGAAAACATGTGCTAATTAAAAGTCCTCCAAAAAGtggaagttaa